A genomic segment from Hyalangium gracile encodes:
- a CDS encoding PP2C family protein-serine/threonine phosphatase produces the protein MRIESAGQTHVGRRAHNEDAYCIRTDLGLYVVADGLGGQAGGEVASRCVVDAFSESGERLLRGTETPWPQHDPERSREENLLVACTATAQRELLSRRVGYLRDMGSTVVALAVGEKGAAVAHVGDSRLYRLRSGELEALTKDHSVTEELRAAGLAPPPRGQSAFGHIITRALGTDRSEPTVQRLELRPGDVYLLCSDGLYEPLGPDGIIAGLSRPSLTEACNTLVTGAFDAGGRDNITAVVVRVSAAWSPAQGLI, from the coding sequence ATGCGAATCGAGAGCGCGGGACAGACACACGTCGGCAGACGCGCCCACAACGAGGACGCCTACTGCATCCGGACGGATCTCGGCCTGTACGTCGTCGCCGATGGCCTCGGAGGCCAGGCGGGCGGAGAGGTGGCCAGCCGCTGTGTCGTGGACGCCTTCTCCGAGTCGGGCGAGCGCCTGCTCCGTGGCACGGAGACCCCCTGGCCCCAGCACGACCCCGAGCGCAGCCGCGAGGAGAACCTGCTGGTGGCCTGCACCGCCACCGCCCAGCGCGAGCTGCTCTCGCGGCGCGTGGGGTACCTGCGGGACATGGGCTCCACCGTCGTCGCGCTCGCCGTGGGCGAGAAGGGCGCCGCCGTGGCCCACGTGGGCGACAGCCGCCTCTACCGGCTGCGCAGCGGTGAGCTCGAGGCGCTCACCAAGGACCACTCGGTGACCGAGGAGCTGCGCGCCGCCGGGCTCGCGCCGCCTCCGCGAGGCCAGAGCGCCTTCGGCCACATCATCACCCGCGCCCTGGGCACCGACCGCTCGGAGCCCACCGTGCAGCGGCTGGAGCTGCGCCCCGGGGACGTCTACCTGCTGTGCTCGGACGGCCTGTACGAGCCGCTCGGGCCGGATGGCATCATCGCCGGCCTGTCCCGGCCGAGCCTCACCGAGGCCTGCAACACCCTGGTCACCGGCGCCTTCGACGCGGGCGGTCGCGACAACATCACCGCCGTGGTGGTGCGCGTGTCCGCGGCCTGGTCGCCTGCGCAGGGGCTGATCTAG
- a CDS encoding tellurite resistance TerB family protein, whose protein sequence is MTLSPEDRFNIEVIKLLLQIAWSDRQLNHAERLVIFGLGRSWNVPEPELQSLLEKLRAGGPLPEPDIAVLRTRPDDVLEAARALAVSDGSFAQGEKELLERIKATLGA, encoded by the coding sequence ATGACGCTCTCTCCCGAGGACCGCTTCAACATCGAGGTCATCAAGCTGCTGCTCCAGATCGCCTGGAGTGACCGCCAGCTCAACCACGCCGAGCGGCTGGTGATCTTCGGCCTGGGTCGCAGCTGGAACGTGCCGGAGCCGGAGCTCCAGTCGCTGCTGGAGAAGCTCCGGGCCGGCGGGCCCCTGCCCGAGCCCGACATCGCGGTGCTGCGCACCCGTCCGGATGATGTGCTCGAGGCCGCCCGGGCCCTGGCCGTCTCCGACGGCTCCTTCGCGCAAGGGGAGAAGGAATTGCTCGAGCGCATCAAGGCCACGCTCGGCGCGTAG
- a CDS encoding helix-turn-helix transcriptional regulator has protein sequence MSPRTGAAVVQESTWTFLTNHAHVLLCLAMDPEVRMREVADKVGITERAVQKIVADLEESGYLTRVRAGRRNRYQVHPHLPLRHPIESHQCVDALLALVLEPDELDAVFSASGARSAPAQATRPRTRAPPRR, from the coding sequence ATGAGCCCTCGCACCGGAGCCGCTGTCGTCCAGGAGTCCACCTGGACCTTCCTGACGAACCACGCCCACGTGCTGCTGTGCCTCGCGATGGATCCCGAGGTGCGCATGCGTGAGGTGGCGGACAAGGTGGGCATCACCGAGCGCGCGGTGCAGAAGATCGTCGCGGATCTCGAGGAGAGCGGCTACCTGACGCGGGTGAGGGCCGGACGGCGCAACCGCTATCAGGTGCACCCTCACCTGCCCCTGCGGCACCCCATCGAGAGCCACCAGTGCGTGGACGCGCTGCTGGCCCTGGTGCTCGAGCCCGACGAGCTGGACGCCGTCTTCTCGGCGAGCGGAGCTAGATCAGCCCCTGCGCAGGCGACCAGGCCGCGGACACGCGCACCACCACGGCGGTGA